The region GGTGGAGATGACCCAGTAAGGGGCAGAAGGCATGACTAGGAGAAAGAAGGGCACTGTGAACATCATGGGTAACTGACTCTGgactgctctgcagcactggagcCATGGTTCCTGGTGCTGTTCCCACTTTTGCTGCTCCTGAGTGGCATGACTGTGGTCAGCACAAGGAGCTATAATTCATAAAAGCCTATCAGGACTCCTTGTTCTGCCCAGAGGGTCTTGAGAAGCCACAAAGCCCTGACTAGGAAGGACTTGCTGGAAAGTTAGCACTATGACCTGAGCAGCTTGGCCGGGCCGCTGAAAGCCAGCCCAGCTTGTACCCGTGTGAGGGTGCTTGCTGGCAGGAAGGAGCTGTAGAGCTGGGAGCTGACACCGGTGATCTGAGGAGCACGAGccaccacctccctccccaccacccactGCCCTGGGTGCCCTGTCCCACGGAGCCAGCTGGAGCCCAGGCTGTGGGAATCAGTATAGCTCGGCTCGGCTCAGCCCATcccaccagcaccagcccccCGGGCCAAATTCTGTTCTCCGTCAGGCTGCTACACCCAAAGCATCTGCTCTGATGAGGGTCAGCCATTCCAGCTTCAAACCATCAGGCAGGCCTAAGCGCCCCGGGATTTATTTCTGATCCACTTAGGAGTGCCAGGCGCTGTTCTCTGGGGCTTGCATGCAGTGAGGATGGTTGGGGTTGCACACGCTGCAGGTGAAATGGCTGCCGGTGATGCCTTAGCACCGCATAATTAAGTCTGGCTGTGCTCATGAACAATAATTGTATATCCTTTGCAAGTACCCCTGCTCCACCCATTTCTCCAAATAACCGGTCTCTGTGAGTGCTATGAAACAGCCAAGGAAAAGGTGTGAGGGAGCAGAATAAAAAGGGAGCGAAGGGGAGACTTCTGCTCATTTTCCAAAGCGTTGCTGCAGACAGAGGAAAGCGCTGCGCAACATGAATAAAACGCGTGGCATCTCACCAGGGCCCTGTTGTGTGTTACATtgacaagggaagaaaaagcaaacaaaaccatattATTAATGGTTATTAAAAGGCACTCGTAAGCAGAGGCAGGGTGGGGTAGTAGCTATACCGCTGTGTTCAGAAAAACAAGCCTATTCGTGGCCCTTGGAgcggctgtggggctgcctcccccacctcccaccctccctgtccccatctgtGAGAGGACCTGGAGGGATGGCAATACTGCTGatctttcttgctttcagatACACTGGTGAAGAGTGCTCCACCATTGCAGGGCCTGTTGCTGTAAATGATTTATAAATATCACCAAACCACTGCCTGCTGGTCACAACATTGGTCCTAACCCTTCGCCATTGCCCCCTCGTGCTGCACTGAAGTCATCAGGGGAGCTTTGCCTCTTGCTTTGCAAATTTTGTACCCCTGATGACACGGCAGTGATGCCTGCTTCGTGCAGGCGCTGCCCTCCCGCGATGCCTGCACCACAGCGCTGCTGAGGCCGGCGGGCACCGGGGAGCCAGCGCAGGCTGCGAGCCTCCCAGCCACACACTTACACCAGTTAAAGCGGACGCCAAGCTTGGCCGGCTCCTTTACATCCATGTGCATGATTTCTCCTTCAACTTCATTGACTTTGCCATTGGAACTAAGGGAAGAATGACAAGGTGAGAATTAAAATCAGGTGagtttgaaataacttttttttttttccttctactaaATCATCCCTCCTGATGCATCTGCCTGCCAAGAGATGGCTGAAACATGTACCAGCTAATAACAGCATCCCCGGAGGGACAACTCGCCCTGGGGATGGttccagcagcacccagggcacACCAGATCCTGGGCCAGACGCAGCGGGGCAAATGCTGTCCCCGGTTaaaccaccccagcaccccagggtgcctCTCTCCAAGTGCCCCTGCCAGCGGGGTGTGCTTCAGTGCCACAGGGACGGTGATAGAGAAGACGGAGAGGAAGGCCCCTCCGCATGGGATGGGATGATCCCAGCACTGATCTCGGATGTGCCAGGGAGCAGCTCAACTCCTGCTATTTGTTGAAGGCACGTGTTCACACCTGTTTAATCACCTGTGATTTTTCCAGGTCACGGCACATTCCTCTGCATACAAATGACCTGTCCCTGCTTGGTGAGACAGGGTTTACTTTGCTGCTGGTTCAGAGCACTGCCCTGCTGGCAGCAAGCCCTATGACTCGGGCTGCCTGTCTTATAATTGCATTTTTCCCCAGATGCCTCAAGACCTGGATGCTGCCTGGGGGGCAGAAATGTTTCACGCTTCCCTGTGAAACAGCAACACCCAAGGAGGCAGAAGCTaatgctgccagcagcagaggtcGAGAGGCTGATGCTGGAGCCATGCACAGTGCACACCTGACCCAAAATATTTCCTGACTGAGTTGCTAAAGCGGTGACACCAACAGTCAGATTAATCCCCTGCAGATTAATGCAGGCGCAAATAAACGGTCAGCTGTTTGCCAGGCGCTGCCCTAGCAGTGGAGCTGCAGAGACAGTCCTGCACGGTCAGCGAGCGGCATGGACGCTGCTCTCTGTCAGACACGAGGGATGTGTTCCTGCGTTGTTGTTATTGTGAGCCAGAACAAAGTCCCCATGCCATGCCAGGAGCGCAGGGGACAGCGCTGCATTCACTGCTCGCTCCCTCTCATTCATTCAGCAGCACCCCAtggcagctggggctggtgaTAGAAACAGATAAATTAATATCTGCATCTGCCCATGCAAAAAGCCAGAAGAGCTTGGGATAAAATTGCAAGTTATCAAGTATAATAAAGAGAACAATCAGTGCCTTCACTTTGCTTACTGATTTAAATGGGCAGCAATTGCGGATCCCCTTACACAGCAGTTACTACCAGTGCAAGGTCAATGCTCCAGAAAAAAGGCTGACAAATACTTGCTTAAGTAAAAATGACCCGTGTGTTTCACCTTCCCTGCCCCTTTTCATCGGGTCCCTTTACTccagagcagagaggagcacAGGGCACAGGCACCTCTCAGCACGCAGGGGCACAAGGTGATGGCTGCCATCCCATAACCAGCTCCATAACCCCCCGGGGACAGGACCCAGGGCATCTGGCTTCTCAGCCATCACTGGGGATCACAAATCAGTCAGGGGGGAGACCCACGCTATTTCACCCTGCCATCACCGTGTGCATTTGATCTATTCTCTCACTACTCGCCTTGGACAACAAGAAGGAGACCTGCTTGAGCCCCAGGGAAGCACAGGCAGACACCAGAGACCCACATCTCTGCTGTAACCGCAGCAAAGCCCATTATCCTGGCAGAGTTACTGCAATCACAGAGtgctgcccccagcacccccagacccaGAAACAGGcaatttggagaaaaatgacCACCTGGGACAGCAAGAGAGGTGACAGGAGTGCCACAGCTGCGGTGAGGACACAGCCCGAACACAAACACTTACAGCAGCTCCTTGTTGATCACCTTGAACTTCCCATTCTCCTTCAGTGAGTAGTTTGCCTGGATGCAGCTTCCTTTCTCAAAACTTGAGGGCAGCTTCTCTATCTCGTACCATTTCCCCAAATACTGATAAGAGAAAGTCCAGAGAGACGCTTTTAGCACAGGAGGGCtgaggcagagcagcctggcttATTTGCCGGCACGGTTTCTCCTGCTCGGTTTGTTCGAGCATCCACCTCCGAGGCATGGGAGGCTGCGGGGGGTTAGCGGGGCCGCAGACCCACGCTGGTGGCTCTGGCATGAGGCATTGAGACCAGACTCGCCAACCCCGCCCTGCACCCAGGCAGTTTGCTGTTGCTCCTATGCCCCCTTAGCCTAATTCGCTACCTGCCATGAGATTTTTAGAAAGCTCTTCACACCTTGTTGATATCGAAGTCTTCTTGGACTGGTGGATCTGGGCATGGTCCCATGTGAAACATCTGGCCTTTCCCAAAGCCAAGGAGGCCAAGCAGGACTGAGAGCTGCACTACCGTGCTCAGCATGGCTGCGCCGGGATGCAGGCAGGAAATGGacctggggaggaggaaaaagctgagCTGGGGCCTCCCTGGAGCAGAACTTTGTGTGAAATACAGCAAGAAGGACAGGATGTCTGCAGCAGGGCACCTTGGGggcacagcaaagagaaaaggatcATGAGAAGAGCACAACGGCGCTATGACAATTAAGTCCCCAGCACAAAATGGCCTCAagccctgcctgtgctcagGCTGTGCCCAGCAGTTCTGCTGGAAGCAAGGCAATGCCTGGTGAGAGTACTTGTACCCATCACCCACACCTGACACCTGGCAAGATGCAGGGGTGATAAATGCCCGAGGACACACAGGAGCATCATCATCTGTCCAAAGCTGAGGCAAGGGGAAATGCAGAGATGTTTGATACAAAATGCTGGAGCACAAGGAACATGCTCCAGAGCTGGGGCAGATCTGGGGCCCTGGGACATGGAAGCGAGCAGCGTACACATGCAGGAGCCTGCGTGGCGAGAGGGACATCGCCACGTGTGCCAGGGCTGCCTGGCCCTGCAAGGCAGTGGGAGGGACAGAGCAGCTGCCTCTTGCGGGAGTCTTCATGTGCCAGGATGTACACAGCACTGCAGGGTGGGAAAGTTGGTTGAGCAacaaataaatcatagaatcatagaatcgtttaggttggaaaagacctttaagatcatccagtccaaccattaacctacactaccaagtctactctaagccagtcaagggtagactagactaaaccatgtcccaaagtgccacatctacccgttttttgaacacttccagggatggtgactccaccacctctctgggcagcctgttccaattcttgaccaccctttccgtaaagaaatttttcctaatttccagtctaaacctcccctggcgcagcttaagcccatttcctctcgtcctatcactaactacttgggagaagagaccaacaagTAGTTATATAAATATGAACCGACCCCCAAAAACATGCTGCGAGGAGGGAAAGGACAGGTTTTCCTGCTGAGCAGAGGCGGGAGCTGTGCTGCTTATCCCCAAGCAGCCCCGGGAGCCAGGACGCTGCCCATGTGCTTTGGGCTCTGCTTGGGGCAGGTTGGCGTGTACAGAccctgcagcacagggctgctctgcttccctggCCAGAAACTCCTCCACAGGAGCAGCGGTAGCATTTTCCCCAAGTTTAAAAGAACAGCCCAGTCTGTCTCCAGCCGCAGGGCATGGACCCCACTGCAGACACAAACAGAGTTCCCATTTTGAATCTCTTAATTCAGAAACGTACCTTGGCTGACGATGCGGAGTGATGCTCTGTGGAGGACAGGGCTGCAAGGAACAGCTCTGTGGTGAGCTCTCCACCTCGTTGTTTTATAAGCGTGCTGGGATCATCATTATTCAGCACTAGCACAAGCCACTCCCTGGTCCTCGacgtgttttgtttttttggcagACCAGTCAGCTGCCTTAGATCTGCAGCTGGTACGAAGCTGGAGATGGGCTGCAACTTGGCTGCTCACCCAGGCAAACAAAGGCACCCCACATGTCTGGGTATCGCTCTGCAGCTGCGGAGCTCTCTGCTCTTTGGCCGCCCTCAAGAGCCTCAGACCTAGGTGCAaatggcaggggaaggggagaagtgCCGCAGCCTTTGCAaggagctggggacagcagtgGCTTCTGTCCCACTCCCTgtggcccagcagcagccattGCCGTGCTCCCAGGGGGGATGTGCAACCTCCTCTGCCAGGGACCACTTGAGCCCTGGCGACTCTCTGGGCCACTGCAATGTCCTCGTCCCCATCACAGTCACTCGCAGGAGTACACGGGGAGGATTAAGTAGTGGCAGGCATCGCAGGCTCACCTGGGGAGCTGCAAGACCTCTCAGCAATTCTTCCTCTAGACTTTTAAATCTCAATACAAGGAAAGATGCTGGTGCAATTAGTTCTGTGCTGACCTGGCAGTTTTTCCAACAAGTGCCCAGCAAATGACTTTGACAGCAGAGCAGCCATCTGTGAAGGCAGCCGGTCCCAAGAGTTATGCAAGGAGAGTTGAGTAACAGACAGGATGCTCTCTGtgtttaattacattttcttttaatctaaTCTCTGTTGGGACTTTCTCTCTAGGTGTGTTTTCACACACTGCCCCGCGTGCCTTactcatgcatgcacacacacacttgagGCCGTGGCTGCCCAAATGCCACCCCAAGAGCCACAAACAGCTCAGTGCTGTCCCTTAACAGGGCCATGCTGCTGAGGTGTGCCCTGAAACAGGGCCACAGCCGAGGTGCTCTCAGGACCTCGATGGCCATCGTGGCTGAGCACGGCTCATCCAACACAgacccagcagctctggctgtggGTGAAGAGCTTGGGGGAGCACCCGCTCCACGGTCCTGCCGGCAGCGCTtggcatggggcaggggagcaCGCAggggctctccctgcctgcacacagCTCCCTCAGCAGTTTGGCAGCCACCATGTGCATGTTCCTCATGGGGTTGCTCTGGCTGCCCATGTCAAAGTCAGAGGTGTCCTGCAGACCCTCTGCAAGCCCCACGTGCATCTGCACCTCTTGTGATACAAACAGGttagaaatcagaaaaagcCTGGACAGTTGCCCTGACCCGAATGGTACGGGCGCTGCCATGCCATAGTGCACTGTGGAGGTGAGATCCACCCCTTGCAGCAGACCAGCAAGTTCAGTTTTTTCTCCTGAGCTTGGCTGCCTGCATCGTGCAGAGCAAACCAAGGAGAAAGCACTGCAGAACGGCCTTGGCCACAGCACAGCATTTGCCCTGTGTGCGTGAGGACAAGCATGTGGAGGTGTGTCTGTGCGCGTATCCACATCTGCACCTGGAGCACTCTCTTATGGGATGGAGTGAGGACTCCCTGGCTCTGGTGGTAGCATTTTGCCCTTGGATGGAGCAGTTCTGATGAAGCCTTTTGCCCTGCCACAGCAGGAGGGGCTCGTGCTTGCTCTGGCCTCCAGGCACTGCCTGGCACCCAAGGGCTGCCCTGCAGCGCTGGCCCTGCCAGAGATATGCCCAGATAGCTGGGCGCTGACTGCAAATTTGGCTCCCGGCACCCTGCAGCCAAAGTCACACTGGAGCAGTGAGGTGTTCACGCACCCATGATCCACAAAACCTGCAGCACCTGGGACATGGCCAGGAGGCAatgaggagccaggagccaccaAGAGCTGACTCTCCTTGAGCCCCAGCAAGAGCAGGGATGCCATATGGGGTGGGCGTTGCTGTTGCCGTCAGCTCCCTTGCAGCCAGCACCAACAGCACTGGAAGCAAACCTATGTCTTGGTAGGAGAGACACAGGGGTCCCTCCTCCAGCCAAAGGCAGCACCTTCAGAagcccaggggctgcagcgCGTGGAGCCCCACTCCTccgctggctgctgccagccaagGGGCATCCCATGGGTGCGGAGACACCATACGCCTTGAAGCACAGATGACAAGAGCTGACAGCTGAGCTCGTTGCCGGCTGCTGGGACCTGTCTCCACGCAAGCGCTGGCTACACCTTCCCCAGGGGCGCATTTCTGGGCTCTGCCTGACCACAGCAGGAAGCACCCAGGTATCCTGTGCTGGAATGGAGCAGGCTCAGGCTCCTGCAGCTGAGTCCCTGCTCGGGGCCACCAGGCCAGGATGTGTTCAGTGGCCACACcatccccagcactgccaggacCCTCGTGTCGTCCCACCTCCAGCACCCACCGGCACCGCTCACCCACACAGACCAGGGCCCTGCTCCGTGTCCTGCCTGTTGTTAGCCCGGAGCAGGAGTCCGCTCATGAGCTCGTCCACCTTCAATGCACACCAGAGCAAGGGTTGGGGGAAAAGCATGACCTTATAATTGCACCTAATTGTGGGGTTGGGAGAAGTCATCTCCACCTGGTAAGCAGTTCGTAccctggagcagaggaggggaggcaCATGAAAGGACAGGAAGCTGGAGCAGGGGTGGGAGGCcaggaaggaggagagctggggggAAACCAGCACAAAGGGGAGGGGCACCAGACACGCTCTGAACCCTTCATGCAAGAATGAAGCCTCCCCCGCATTTCTGGGTGATGAGGCAGCTGCAAGGCAGGCGTACAGGGTGCGTGCGCAGCACATGGAGGGTGAAGTGCTGAGGGGGTCGGAGGAcaaggcagcgctgcctgcgAGGCGCATGCGGGTGCGGATGGGGCGTGCGGCAGCGGGCGCGcacggcaggcaggaggggatgcCAAGCACACGCGGGGCCAGGTGGCATGGGCTACGCAGCACGTCCGGGGTGGGCAGGTGGGGCAGCCCTGCATGCGGGGCGCAGCCAGGGTGTGCGCGGGGTGAGGTGGTGCGGGGCGCATGCTGGGCACCGTGTAAGGCAGCACTGCGTTCGGGGCACGTACGGATGGGCTCCATCGGCCGGGATTTTCCTGCGCTACTCAGCTGTCCATTTCAGAGACAAGGCTCAGCTGGCCCTAGGGAGAGGAGGCAACGGCACTgagtgctgccagcaaagaAACCCCCCTTGTTAGAATAAGCTGGAGCTGCAGATAAAATCCAGCCAGCTGGGACAGGGCAGTGCCACACCACCCATGAAGTTCTACCTGCAGCCAACCTGGCTTAGTGCAGAAGTGAGATTGTCTCATTGCACACCCCAGGCCACCTGGAAATCAGCTCCTGGCACCTATGTAACAGAGGAGCTTTAGCCATCCGGGCCTGGTGAGGACCTGGCTCCCCAGGGAAAGGCTGTCTTACCACGCTGTGTCCCCAGCTGGgatttcagcagctgcagagaagcccccagcagctttccacctgcCATGGGATGGGAGAGCAGCCGGAGCAACACTGACGTCTCAACCCTGTGATGAGATCCTTGAAATTACTTAGGACAGCCAAGAAGCTGCCCAAGCTCTTACCAGCAGGAAAAGCCTCCGGTGGAGGCTCTGCAGGGACCAGGAGCTCTGGGCATCCCCTTTGCTTGTGGCACAccac is a window of Pelecanus crispus isolate bPelCri1 chromosome 9, bPelCri1.pri, whole genome shotgun sequence DNA encoding:
- the APOD gene encoding apolipoprotein D, with the translated sequence MLSTVVQLSVLLGLLGFGKGQMFHMGPCPDPPVQEDFDINKYLGKWYEIEKLPSSFEKGSCIQANYSLKENGKFKVINKELLSNGKVNEVEGEIMHMDVKEPAKLGVRFNWFMPSAPYWVISTDYENYSLVYSCTNILWLFHVDYAWIKSRAPEMHPETVEHLKSILQSYKIDTEKMMPTDQLNCPPEMM